DNA from Plutella xylostella chromosome 19, ilPluXylo3.1, whole genome shotgun sequence:
TAAAGAACTACACTATAGAACTAGTTGCcgtaataaaatacctaaaattCATTACTAATTAGACTtaaaccaaatatttaaacgtattatttatatctattGCAATTTGCAGCCTTAGTGCCAACTTcaccatagtcggttatctaaccgaccggTTATcattcatcaattatacgtcatctccatataaaattcatgacagatgtgtcaaaagtcaaccactactctcTGGTTATGCTCCGACCGACCATGGAGAAATTGGTACTTACTCTGACACtctatactgtcaaagcaaaaaatcatatttatactgtatggtgcaagtcacccttatAAGGGTGTGCTTCTTATTcatttgtacataataatagcaTAACTAACTAATAAACGAAGGGATAGGGAGCGAGGCAATGACAACCTCTCTGGGGCGTACTTGATGCAGAGGATCTCCCTCGCTGTACAGCGTGGTAACGCAGCCAGCGTAATGGGAACCCTTAGATCGTGTGCGcctataatttatatatattattataatttgatttggattaaaaaagtaccttctaaaaaactaaaaactttaTATGCTTGTAACAatgaaaataagaaaaaaaacagtataggtaatattttatacattaaaaCTGATGCAAGCTGATGAAAGCCATcaataaaatcatcagtaTTTTGACAAAGACCCTTTAAAggtaaaatgaaaatttttataaatttgtattttccaTGGAGTCAACCATGTCTCTTCTACTCAGAGTCCTATGAGAAGTCATAAATAATTTggaattgtaaaatttatacaaaataaaacatacaagtattaataatattaaagccACACATGTTTCTATAAATAAGAATGACGAAGGCTTATATCTATCTGACAGATTTTCAGTACCCGATGATAGTTTTTCATTATTTGGTTTCATAGTTGTCACAGCAAATGTTTCCGTTAGGTTTTTGTTGATTCTTGAATTCAAATTTCGAATCTTATCTTCCAGTTGATTAATTTTGTCTTGAATTTCCGTTAGACTATCATCTAAATCAAGTTTCAAATTTTTCGGTGTACGTACAGAGTATGTATAGAGTGTTTGATTTAATTCAACAGCGTTCTGTAGTTTAATTGTATTTGCtatttctataattttataaagaagttgatttgttttattttgagtGTGTTCAATTGACGTTGTTTGATTTAAAGTCGCCTCAAATAGGCGttcgttttgttttaattcGAACTTATCGGAAGAAATTGTTAAATTAGACATTCTTTTTAATGTTTCAATCATTAAATATGATGTATTTTTAATGCTTTCTCTTATATCCTGTAATATTGTTTGACTCTTGCTTTCTGAACTTTTCGATGgcaaatttagtaaaattgcTTTTAGTAACTCTTGTGTTTTGTTAGTATTttcaatttcattaaaattaatgcCATTAAATTGATTTCTATTACAAGTAATACCATCCACGTTTTCAGTGTTATAATCAAATTTTATTGCAGTTATGTTTATATCTCTAtcgtgatttttttttattctgaaCAAAATGTCACAAGTTATCGGATTATCTCCAacactcaatatttttaattttgttcttttaaaatattctaaacCAACGTAATCAATTTCGTTATGATCAACAATAAGTTCATTTAAGTCAGAAAGTTCAGaaaaatgataattttttaatgtatttattctattatatgataaatttataacttttagaTTTATTAAACCAGAAAAAACGCCatagtttatagtttttaaattattataagaaaTATCTAATATTAACATTAACGAATTATCTATAAATGAACCTGGTTGAATATATTCAATTTTATTGTAGCTTAAAACAAGAtctcttatttttttcaaccCAACAAAATCACCAGATTGAATTGTTTCTATCGTATTCCGAGTCAAATTTAGAGTTTTTAAATGTCCTAAATGTTGAAAATCCATAAGTGTAACATTAGATAAATTGTTGTTCGAAAAATCTAACTGCTcgatgttattatttataaaatctgtAAATACTAATTTATTGATTATACCTGACAAAATCAACTTATTAATACGGTTCTGATTTTGTATTATAGGAAAATCAAATGTAAGGTTTCCATTCTGAGATAAATCTAAGTGTTGGAGATATTTTTGATCTTTGAATGTTTTaatagacatatttttcattttattgttaGATAAAATCACCTTTTTCAGTCCATACAttctttcaaatgagataacagtcaataaattattatgtaaaataaattcttgTACATTTTCTAAGCTGGTAGTATTCACAACAAAAACCTCAATTTGATTGTAAGACAAATCGAGATacgttatattataaatatcaataaatgCATTATACTGAATTTCATTTATATTACCATACGATAATTTCAAATCATTTAAGTGATCCATACCACTAAACGAGCCGTTTTCAACActttttaacatattttttgaaatatctAGACTAGGCAGGGAACTCAAACCAACGAACGTATTTTTGTGTAAAGACCCATTTAGTCGATTTccagaaatatttaaattaactaggttaaaaagattttcaaaTGAGTTAGACTTGAGATTACTAACACTGTTATTTGATAAGTTAAGATATTCTAGAGATGTCAAACTAGTGAAATCACCAGTTGATATGTGTGTAATATCATTATTTGATAAATCTAAAGAATATAACTGCGTTAAGAGCGAAGattcaaaatttatatttactaacTTATTATTAGATAAATCCAATTGGTTTAAATTATCAAGTCCTTGAAAACATTTCGAAGGTAGATTTTGCAactcattattatttaacaaaagTGTACGAAGAATATCTAACCCAATAAATGCATAATCATCCAAAGTTGTTAAGCCTTGAAAACTTAAGTCTAATTCAGTTATTTTTGAAAGGCCCTGAAAcgtgtattttaaaatagaaccattcaaattattatttgttaaagaaataaaagaaatattattGTCCTTGAACGTATTAGGATAAATTTCTGTAATTTGATTATAAGACAAATCAACTTTTTGTAAGAGGGAtagatttttaaatagatatttatcCAATGCCTCCATATTATTGTAGCTTAAGTCCAAGCTTGACAGAGAGTGCATTGTTTTAAAGGCGTCCGGATCGATACTAACTATTAAATTATGACTAAGgtctaaaacatttaaatttacaaacaTTTTGAATTCATGTGCGTTTATgttaatcattttattatatgAAAGATCAAGTTCCTCAATGTCACCAATTCTTAAAAGAGATAAATTTAGGTCGAAAATTTTATTGTGCGTCAAATTAAGGTACTTAAGATGTTTTATACCATTAAAAGACATGAAATCGAGggaatttatttcattgtatGATAGGTCAAGAGAAAATAACTCAGGAAATGCATGAAACATATCTTTTGGCAAATTGTTCAGCGAGTTGTAGGACATATTTAAGAATTTCAAATTGTTAAAAGCAAGTTTTGAGCTGCCTGAAATACTGTCTATTAGATTGTTAGACAAGTCAAGCTTTTCAAGATAATTTAGATTCCTTAAGTTTGAAAAATCAGCTTGCGTTAACGCATTCCGATTTAaaataaggtattttaaattctccattttaagtataatatcaGGTATTGAATCATACATGCTGTCGTGTAAATTTAACTTTTGTATCTTAGTTAATTGGTTAGAGTTTAGTAGGTGTAAATTAGAGCTGGGTCCGTTATAACTCAAGTCATAAGAGAATCCTCTATATGCGTCATAATCACGTTGGCCATAGTCATAACCATTATAATAACCTCGGTGTTGGAATGGTTGACACAATTGTTTGTTATTTGGCTCTCCAAAGGTGATGTCGTCTGTGCAAATCATATTTATTCTGCACTCGAGTTGAGTTACTTGACAAGCTTCTATTGGCACCAAACTTAGCCAGCAGACCATAACAAATATAGAAGctgaaaaagaagaaaaaaatagttaataaTCAGTGTCTATTGTCATTATTTGGGTGTaagtacagtgcgacaaacttatctgttccggttagagcgaactaaattgatccaggATATCTCATTACTTTCTAATGAAtgatatattgatatagattagatgggtttattaaaaccgcaagggctaattaccactactggaaaacttaaaatcttatagcattaaaaatattagaaatttacgtcagctctcaccggaacagataagtttgtggcactgtatagctgttaaatgtacttcaatatcgcagacggcgtcattaagttagtattttccgtttaggagtaattagacacgattgtcactggaactttttcattgctcgtgagtgcagttatttattattattatttaatcctttattgcacaaatatataaataagtgtacaaagggtggactttatgctaaaagcattttctaccagtcaacccacaggaagtACAGGAGAAATTAAGTTAAAGGTGTGCCTATAGTATATGTAtaactaaggttaccgacatagctgtcaaaatatgcaagttgaagtggcagtgggctggtcatatctgccgaagaaccgataaccgttggggtagacgagttctcaagtggagaccacgaacaggcaaacgcagcgtgggacaccctcctgcccgctggactgacgaccttaggcgggtagcggGTAGTGGTCtcatgaggaaggccgaggaccgagtgttgtggcgctccttgggagaggcctatgtccagcagtggatgattattggctgatgatgatgatgatgataagtaTAACTCACTTTTCGTTCTCATTGTCGCAGTCGGCGAAGTCGCCAGCTTTATTCCATTAGGTTTTGGGATCGATAACAATTTAACTGAAAcaatatgatcattttgtaaattaagttttccaggctctgcctagcttggggtcggatggccgtgtgtgaagatgtccccacatattatgcccacatattattattattgtaaatcacgactatgtaaaatgtaacaGGTGCTAGAAAAACTTATAACTAcatagataaaattaaatattaactaactaactagattttgtaaataaaaattgtatcacatatttttattacatggAAATCGAAATCTATTCCTATAGAATcctttgacactaaatctagatttaaacgtttgtgcaagtggccctaagagATCGAGGCCCTTCATATTTTTGTGCAAGTCGCCCTAAATGACTGAACTGACGTATCAAcctcgagtgacgtatcaactttACTTTATATTCGGCACACcctgaagggttactctatactgacgaaaaacgaacgaacgagagccgTCGTGCAGACTTAGTTTAgataaacttagtttttcgtcatatggAGTGACCCCTGTGCACTTGGGCCATCAGCTGACGTCTTGACTACTCCTGACTCTATTCTTCAGAGGTTGATCCTTTCACCGTGGTGACAAATCCTACACCCAAACCCCTTAGTGTTTATCACCGAAATAATAAGAAAAAGAtggttaaaataattttgacaAGGATGAGATTTCCTTCTCCGAGACTGTAGGTACGTATCCTAGTCTATTCTCTGTATAAATACCTGCACTAGGCTCTATCGAATGGAAAAAAGCCCCTTAGGGTGTCTTTCTCCAAAAGTAAGTCCAAATAGTAGGTTATCTATTTATCCATCCCTATTGAGTGAggaggtataattttataataacattcttaaaatatacatatgtatatttagCTACTTACCATAAAATAcgcatatattataatttcacTGTTCTTCTACCATTTCAGTAAGTAACCGTAAAGGACATAAAAAACAGGTTATTCACTTATTAAAGTTCAGACTTTTCATCATTATATTTGAATCAACCGTCTCTATCTGAGGCTGTCTATATAATGTTTGAGGTGTCTGACGAACAATAAACAATCGAAGATTAGGGACCGAGGCACAGgatataatattgttatctatgaacaataatatgtacattgtacaaattgtataGTCACAAAAGAGATGCGTATCCACCCTCAGCGCAAACAGTTACAATTCTACTAACAgttcccgcaagcttcgcttagccttaaaaaaatcccgtgggaatattgcgataaaaagtagcctatgtgttaatccagggtgacAGCTAACTCCATATTATAGTGACGAGTGAAAAACAGAATGCCAATTGCCACTATCTTTCACTTGTGActttaaatatctttaaagTCTTTGCGCGGGGGGTGGCACTAATCTCTTTTGATGACTGTACAAGGTTCCAATTCACCCGCATTTAGGAGTCCATgccatataaaaataataactttgcAATGGGTAAAAGCTTTTCGTTAACTGGAACCCCTAAAATAGAGCCTCCATTGCGATTCTGTAAAGCTAATTGTCAAAAATCTATTCTGAATCGATCTGACACAtcgaatttcgagattttgacaaataatgtatgagatgaCATATACACAGTGAAAGGAGAAGGGAGAATGAAGATCGAAGTGAGATGtctgattttacagaatcgcaatgctgaacataggtaggtacctatttgtttAAAAGGTGTATTGTGTATAAGTACTTCATAAATTCAGATGAAAATATGATTATGAATAagtgtatataattatataaccTTGTAGTTACTTTGCTTTTTTTCTATGTTGTATCTTTAAGAATACGATTTTGGTAAGcctatatattttgataatttccTCCGTACATTGGACCACTGAGTTGTTTACTATTGTCCAAAGTGGCTATAATATAAGCATACAAATAACCACCTAAatagtcataataatatattcttaCCGAAATGTTTAAGTAAATGTAAACTTTAAAATTGCATACATTCCAACtttttatacaggatgttgcaaaaagggtatattaagccggaaccagcatgtgcagcaaaaaatcattttccattgaaacttagttggtcacgtgactttttactatggagtaaacgttttttttttttcgcgaagtctgaaattctgatttcagattcgggcttagatataacatgctgcacatgctggtttcggcttagtataccctttttgtaacaccctgtataaatacaGCTTGTACAAAATGATCTCCTTATTTCAGGAAAGGAATAAAagttatgattataatattaattgcacagctttataaattttaacgtACAATTATTTGCACTGGCAACTCAGTATCGGGTGATTCCCCGATATATAAACAGAAATGCGTGGTCGTCATATTTATCACAACATGTGGACATATTGGATCGACCTACTCATATTATGTCGTTATCTAACTCAGCAATTACCAATAAGTaacattgaaaaatattacttatcaGGAGTATCATTGTTGCATTAAGCAAATGTAgtcagaaaaatatatatgtgtgCCACCCCAGGACAAACAGTTTGATTTTGCGAGTAATGGGTGGAAGATAGgcgaatcaaataatattataatatggaTGTATACCaactattatataatatataaggtAATTTCATGTCGTTAGtggataataaaattaaagcgTTTGCGCTGGGGTGGCTAATGTATATAGTCTTTAActgactgtacctatattgtaatatttatttctacgTATTCATATTCATTATATTTCTCTTCTTGTTGGCGGTGACAAACACTCATCATACctaatcatcatcacgacccatcacgtctccactgctggggcacgggtctccttccaatgaaggaagggtatAGGCATAGTCCACCACGGTCgagttggtggaccccaacacaagcaagcttgtgctaagagagttgtcgggtaagtgggcaacccggcTGTCAggtgttttcaagctgcccgaatgcctctgactaggcgtaacgactgctgccgaagcagcaaccgggacccacatACACAAAAACTAACATCATTGCAATTTATTAAGGGTCTTGACAGATGTATTTTTAGGTGAAACGGTCTCTAGAGCCGGTCCAGTGGAGTTTACCACCACctaacattagcaattaacagtCCTTCAGCAGCGTCGCTTGCTTATCAAATATGACGTAAATTGCATGGATTTGACAGAGGTTTAACAGGCGGGTGACGCCACATAATGGACttataattgctaatgtgttgGTGGTGGCATGTTTGGTCAAAGTGATGAAAAGATTGGTCAGTCAGATTAGCATCAGTGACTGACTGCCCACTTAGACATacgcataaataaataaactcgcacataatttcaaaaaaaaacagtcacAAAGCCCTAAGATATTCCTAAACGGCAAAAACTAGATActtagcttaatgacgccccGCGCCGTTtgcatacaaacatacatatcgACCTTAAAAATTTATATGACCCCTATTTATCCACAATTTTCAAATttacaaagaacaatttgttttgTTGACAGAgggggacaaaacagttcaatagctaaaatattctataacttttctataaatAAGGCGATTAATTTATAGGAGGAAATATCTAGATGGAGGCTGGTCCAAGAACCTATAACGATATCGTCATACCTTGCTTCTTACAGGGATTTGGGATGAGCTCCTgtagtatataataatagtaactattgtagtaagtatatattaataAGTACGTACCTTtctattaacataatatttaatgtcGTCATTGGTTCTTGGACCATTCTGTCTGGTCCTCCtaagattaaaatatttaggtttttGGTTGGAAATATAAGATATAAATGTCCTTCAAtattggtgcttttctcactggaaatttttcattgctcgtgtgtATTAACATCCAAGAGCGGAGTATCTTGcaacaaatatctgctccgGCTAGGGATCGAACCTGGGACCGTCGGCGTAGCAGTCAGGgttactaaccactacaccattcggtcgtcactaCGTTGTAGTTGTCGGCCCGGGTGAGCAGCATTgcgattctgtaaaatcagaCTTCACTTCGCATCTCACTTCGCATCTCACTTCGATCCTCACTCTCCCTTCACCTTTCACTTCACGTTCGAACAGTAATGACATTATATGtcatctcatacattatttgtcaaaatctcgAATTCGCTGTTCTACGGAAATTACAGAATGCCAATTTGAAAACTCACTCcggattcagaatcgagttttgaCAATTAGCTTTATAGAATCGCAATGCTGGGCGTAGGCCAGGTGGCAGCGGGGGTGGTCCCACGCTATAAACTTACTAATCGTGATCAACAACTCATGTAAGTTTGTACCCCAGCGCCggtcattataataataatatgtggagacatctcacacacggccatccgaccccaagctaggcttagcctgtgttatgggtatcagAGAGCTGATGtgttatctacacaaatacatagatagaaacatattaatataaatatcaacacccaagacccgagtaaaAACATTTGTCTTTACAAATACCTGcctcagccgggaatcgaacccgtcagggtcactaaccactacaccagttgGCCGCCAAGGTCATAGGTTCTGCGCCATATTTTATGATCTTGAATATGTGGGCCATTTCAACTTGCTCCTTTTTAGGCCGTTTCCGGCTTAGtacaccacgctggcctagtgtgAGTTGGTGGACAGTTGGTATCATAATACtaatattcaataaaaaataagtaagtaaacaaaataaaaaggaCTACATAGAACCGTTGGCTTCTTCTCCACttctatattttatctttatctgtcaaataggtataaatatttttacagaaaAATGCTGAGATTGTGGATTGTTAATGTGCGGTAGCATCAGGAAGTAAATCAAACCaacaaatattgtatttaaacaagtttatttatgtatttatgcaATCAAGTTTATCTTTAAAAATCTTACAAATTAGAGCTTTCCATAGAGTTTACAATCTCTCTAGTACTCATGGACCTAC
Protein-coding regions in this window:
- the LOC105390974 gene encoding protein artichoke, which encodes MRTKTSIFVMVCWLSLVPIEACQVTQLECRINMICTDDITFGEPNNKQLCQPFQHRGYYNGYDYGQRDYDAYRGFSYDLSYNGPSSNLHLLNSNQLTKIQKLNLHDSMYDSIPDIILKMENLKYLILNRNALTQADFSNLRNLNYLEKLDLSNNLIDSISGSSKLAFNNLKFLNMSYNSLNNLPKDMFHAFPELFSLDLSYNEINSLDFMSFNGIKHLKYLNLTHNKIFDLNLSLLRIGDIEELDLSYNKMININAHEFKMFVNLNVLDLSHNLIVSIDPDAFKTMHSLSSLDLSYNNMEALDKYLFKNLSLLQKVDLSYNQITEIYPNTFKDNNISFISLTNNNLNGSILKYTFQGLSKITELDLSFQGLTTLDDYAFIGLDILRTLLLNNNELQNLPSKCFQGLDNLNQLDLSNNKLVNINFESSLLTQLYSLDLSNNDITHISTGDFTSLTSLEYLNLSNNSVSNLKSNSFENLFNLVNLNISGNRLNGSLHKNTFVGLSSLPSLDISKNMLKSVENGSFSGMDHLNDLKLSYGNINEIQYNAFIDIYNITYLDLSYNQIEVFVVNTTSLENVQEFILHNNLLTVISFERMYGLKKVILSNNKMKNMSIKTFKDQKYLQHLDLSQNGNLTFDFPIIQNQNRINKLILSGIINKLVFTDFINNNIEQLDFSNNNLSNVTLMDFQHLGHLKTLNLTRNTIETIQSGDFVGLKKIRDLVLSYNKIEYIQPGSFIDNSLMLILDISYNNLKTINYGVFSGLINLKVINLSYNRINTLKNYHFSELSDLNELIVDHNEIDYVGLEYFKRTKLKILSVGDNPITCDILFRIKKNHDRDINITAIKFDYNTENVDGITCNRNQFNGINFNEIENTNKTQELLKAILLNLPSKSSESKSQTILQDIRESIKNTSYLMIETLKRMSNLTISSDKFELKQNERLFEATLNQTTSIEHTQNKTNQLLYKIIEIANTIKLQNAVELNQTLYTYSVRTPKNLKLDLDDSLTEIQDKINQLEDKIRNLNSRINKNLTETFAVTTMKPNNEKLSSGTENLSDRYKPSSFLFIETCVALILLILVCFILYKFYNSKLFMTSHRTLSRRDMVDSMENTNL